A single region of the Saprospiraceae bacterium genome encodes:
- a CDS encoding cysteine desulfurase, whose amino-acid sequence MATISAESKLYDVQAIRANFPILKRKMRGNPMVFLDSAASSQKPQAVLDAMDYYYQHQHANVHRGVYQLSQEATDAYERARHLVQGFINAPSEKEVLFVRGTTEGINLVASSFGRKFFKEGDEVIVSAMEHHSNIVPWQLICEQTGAKLKVIPVNDRGELVMEEYEKLLSEKTKLVAVVHVSNTLGTINPVEQLIELAHAKGIPVLLDGAQAIPHLKVDVQALDVDFYAFSGHKMFGPTGIGVLYGKEKWLNAMPPYQGGGEMIETVSFAGTTFNELPHKFEAGTPDIAGTIGLGAAVEYMQQIGHEFIARHEHNLLVYGMEQLKTIDGIRFIGTAENKASVISFLLEGAHPYDVGTLLDQMGVAVRTGHHCTQPLMDRFGIPGTVRASFAIYNTKEDVDRLVDAVRRTAKMLR is encoded by the coding sequence ATGGCTACCATAAGCGCCGAATCCAAACTATACGATGTCCAGGCCATCAGAGCTAATTTTCCTATTTTGAAACGGAAAATGCGCGGTAACCCTATGGTTTTCCTGGATAGTGCTGCTTCCAGCCAAAAGCCACAGGCGGTGTTAGATGCGATGGACTACTACTACCAACACCAACATGCTAATGTCCATCGTGGGGTGTACCAATTGAGCCAGGAAGCGACCGACGCCTATGAACGGGCACGTCATTTGGTCCAGGGTTTTATCAATGCACCCAGCGAAAAAGAGGTCTTGTTTGTCCGGGGTACCACCGAAGGGATCAACCTCGTGGCTTCTTCCTTTGGCCGAAAATTCTTCAAAGAAGGAGATGAGGTCATTGTTAGTGCCATGGAACACCATTCGAATATCGTTCCTTGGCAACTCATCTGTGAACAAACAGGAGCAAAGCTGAAGGTCATTCCTGTCAACGATAGGGGAGAACTCGTGATGGAGGAATATGAAAAGCTATTGAGCGAAAAGACCAAGCTCGTCGCGGTAGTGCATGTCTCCAACACCTTAGGAACCATTAATCCGGTAGAACAACTCATTGAATTGGCACACGCCAAAGGTATTCCCGTTCTTCTGGACGGCGCCCAAGCTATTCCGCACCTCAAAGTAGATGTTCAGGCCTTAGATGTTGATTTTTATGCTTTTTCTGGCCACAAAATGTTTGGCCCAACAGGCATCGGGGTCTTGTATGGCAAAGAAAAATGGCTCAATGCAATGCCACCTTATCAGGGTGGGGGAGAAATGATTGAAACGGTCTCTTTTGCAGGTACGACCTTCAACGAATTACCCCACAAATTTGAAGCGGGCACCCCTGATATCGCAGGTACCATCGGCCTCGGCGCTGCCGTAGAATATATGCAGCAAATTGGCCATGAATTCATTGCGCGACATGAACACAACTTGCTGGTGTACGGAATGGAGCAATTAAAAACCATTGACGGCATCCGTTTTATTGGTACAGCAGAAAACAAGGCCAGCGTCATTTCCTTTTTGTTGGAAGGGGCGCACCCCTACGATGTGGGTACCCTCTTGGATCAAATGGGCGTCGCCGTACGAACCGGCCACCATTGCACCCAACCCCTTATGGATCGCTTTGGTATCCCCGGAACCGTAAGGGCCTCCTTTGCTATTTATAACACAAAAGAAGACGTCGATCGTCTGGTAGACGCCGTTCGCCGGACAGCCAAAATGTTGAGATAA
- a CDS encoding iron-sulfur cluster assembly protein, with protein MIDTKKIEAQIIEQLQTIYDPEIPVDIYALGLIYEHTVDEKGAVFLKMTLTSPACPVAEALPMEVQEKIYSVEGVTDVDLRLVWDPPWNKSMMTEEAKFALDMF; from the coding sequence ATGATTGACACCAAAAAGATAGAAGCACAAATCATTGAACAGCTCCAAACGATTTATGATCCGGAAATTCCGGTTGATATCTACGCATTGGGCCTCATCTATGAGCATACTGTCGATGAAAAAGGGGCTGTATTTCTGAAAATGACCCTGACCTCCCCGGCTTGCCCTGTAGCGGAAGCCTTGCCAATGGAAGTACAGGAGAAAATATACAGTGTAGAAGGGGTAACCGACGTTGATTTACGCCTGGTATGGGATCCTCCCTGGAACAAAAGTATGATGACAGAGGAAGCGAAATTTGCCTTGGATATGTTTTAA
- a CDS encoding SufE family protein codes for MTINDIQEEIIDEFSLFADWTEKYEYIIELGKNLPQIEAQYKDEDHLIKGCQSRVWLHAAPKEDKVIFTADSDAIITKGLIALLVRVFSDQPAADIAATDLYFIDEIGLKEHLSLTRSNGLVSMIKQMKLYGLAINAKNA; via the coding sequence ATGACTATTAACGATATACAAGAAGAGATCATTGATGAATTCTCCCTCTTCGCAGATTGGACGGAGAAGTATGAATACATTATTGAACTGGGTAAAAACTTACCGCAGATTGAAGCGCAATACAAAGACGAGGATCACCTGATCAAAGGCTGCCAAAGCCGGGTATGGCTACATGCCGCTCCAAAGGAAGACAAGGTTATTTTTACGGCAGATAGTGATGCAATCATTACAAAAGGATTAATTGCTTTACTGGTTCGAGTCTTTTCGGATCAGCCTGCGGCTGATATAGCCGCAACAGATTTATACTTTATTGATGAAATTGGGCTGAAGGAACACCTGTCACTGACCCGATCTAATGGATTGGTGAGTATGATCAAGCAAATGAAACTATATGGCCTGGCCATCAATGCAAAGAACGCCTAA
- a CDS encoding ATP-dependent Clp protease proteolytic subunit, whose amino-acid sequence MDYHNSVIPMVIDGHGSGERAYDIYSLLLKERVVFLNAQVEERMANLIIAQLLYLDSQDSKRPINLYICSPGGSVYAGLAIYDTMQMIKAPVHTTAVGMTASMGTILLSAGAAGKRYSLPHATIHMHPAGGGAKGYTEDVGIAYREQERLQAQLFHLVGKHSGRSWREIETDFKRDCYMNAMQALEYGLIDEILGDSSDVIFLEPERSRVKTLIG is encoded by the coding sequence ATGGACTACCATAATAGTGTTATTCCTATGGTCATAGATGGGCATGGCTCGGGCGAGCGTGCTTATGACATCTATAGCCTCTTGTTAAAAGAGCGAGTGGTTTTTCTCAATGCACAAGTTGAGGAGCGGATGGCTAACCTGATAATTGCTCAACTGCTGTATTTGGACAGCCAGGACTCCAAACGGCCGATCAACCTTTACATCTGTAGCCCTGGGGGGAGTGTCTACGCAGGCTTGGCCATTTACGACACGATGCAGATGATCAAGGCTCCTGTACACACCACAGCGGTGGGAATGACCGCCAGCATGGGCACCATCTTATTATCGGCAGGGGCTGCGGGAAAAAGGTATTCGCTGCCACATGCCACCATCCATATGCATCCTGCTGGTGGAGGAGCCAAAGGTTATACGGAAGATGTGGGGATAGCCTATCGGGAGCAGGAGCGCCTCCAAGCGCAGCTTTTTCACCTGGTGGGCAAACATTCGGGGCGCAGCTGGCGGGAAATAGAGACGGATTTTAAACGGGATTGTTATATGAATGCCATGCAAGCGCTTGAATATGGCTTGATCGATGAGATTTTAGGGGATAGTAGTGATGTCATTTTTTTAGAGCCGGAGCGGAGTAGGGTCAAGACGTTGATTGGGTAG
- a CDS encoding Rrf2 family transcriptional regulator, protein MKISAQDEYGIRILLRIGRANKVDGLSIPQLSELEGLSLAYVGKLTRALRLAGFVESTRGQKGGYVLAKPAAEIRINDVLTSLGGRLFDDQFCGGFSGLNNFCTNSVDCSVRSLWKIVQYAVDQLLEKITLADLIGNEGETQLSLREKLEQHLGAML, encoded by the coding sequence ATGAAAATTTCAGCACAAGATGAATATGGCATACGGATATTGCTTCGCATTGGACGCGCCAATAAAGTAGATGGTTTGAGTATTCCCCAATTAAGCGAATTGGAGGGCCTGTCCCTAGCTTATGTAGGCAAACTCACGAGAGCCCTGCGCCTGGCTGGTTTTGTCGAGAGCACCCGCGGACAAAAAGGTGGCTATGTCCTTGCCAAACCCGCCGCTGAGATCAGGATCAATGACGTTCTCACTTCCCTCGGTGGCCGCCTGTTCGATGACCAGTTTTGTGGTGGATTCTCCGGCCTGAATAATTTCTGTACCAATTCCGTCGACTGCTCCGTTCGCTCCCTCTGGAAAATCGTCCAATATGCAGTCGATCAACTCCTGGAAAAAATAACCCTCGCTGACCTCATCGGTAACGAAGGCGAAACCCAACTCAGCCTTCGCGAAAAACTAGAACAGCACCTCGGCGCCATGCTCTAA